One stretch of Lachnospiraceae bacterium oral taxon 096 DNA includes these proteins:
- a CDS encoding aspartate carbamoyltransferase regulatory subunit: MLNISGLNEGIVLDHIQAGKSLDIYYHLGLDRLDCQVAIIKNARSSKMGKKDIIKIEGGNILETLDLEILGYIDHNITVNIIHENKIVEKQRLKLPRKITNVIQCKNPRCITSIEQELPNVFYLSDEKAETYRCMYCDEKHE; encoded by the coding sequence ATGTTAAATATTAGCGGACTCAATGAGGGAATTGTTCTCGACCACATTCAGGCAGGAAAGAGCCTTGACATCTATTATCACCTCGGGCTTGATCGGCTCGACTGCCAAGTGGCCATTATTAAAAATGCAAGAAGCAGTAAAATGGGCAAAAAAGATATTATCAAGATTGAAGGTGGCAATATCCTAGAGACCCTTGACCTTGAAATTCTTGGCTATATTGACCACAACATCACCGTCAATATCATCCACGAAAATAAGATTGTCGAAAAGCAAAGGCTGAAATTGCCAAGAAAGATCACCAATGTCATTCAATGTAAAAATCCAAGGTGCATCACTTCGATTGAACAAGAACTTCCCAATGTCTTTTATCTTTCTGACGAAAAGGCGGAGACTTATCGCTGTATGTATTGCGATGAAAAGCATGAATAG